From Streptomyces sp. NBC_00683, one genomic window encodes:
- a CDS encoding glycosyl hydrolase, whose translation MTAAAVFTALFTWPAAESAQAFPATPKQTVVNYLQTISGNNIVSGQHNKEPASAPGQYTQQVKDVTGQYPGLWGGDLMFNAADVANRQRVVDQAKTEWANGSLVSLTWHACPPTGGSTCAFEGGVKSNISNTQFSQIVTNGSALNTTWKRRLDEVAPYLQQLKNAGIPVLFRPFHEMNESWNWWGNRPGTNGSARLFQITRDYLAGTKGLDNLIWVWNVQDNPAGGWSNYYPGNQYADVVSLDVWYKSHPSSADYQQMRNIAGTKPMAIGEIGKMPTATMLQNQPQWAWFMMWSEHLRGNNTNAEIQAAYFHPRVLNQGEVSLP comes from the coding sequence ATGACCGCTGCAGCCGTGTTCACAGCATTATTCACCTGGCCGGCAGCGGAATCTGCGCAAGCGTTCCCCGCGACCCCCAAGCAGACCGTGGTGAATTATCTGCAGACAATCTCCGGAAACAACATCGTTTCCGGGCAGCACAACAAGGAGCCTGCGTCGGCTCCCGGGCAGTACACGCAACAGGTCAAGGACGTCACCGGGCAGTACCCCGGCTTGTGGGGCGGCGACCTGATGTTCAACGCCGCGGACGTCGCCAATCGCCAGCGCGTGGTGGACCAGGCGAAGACCGAGTGGGCCAACGGGTCACTGGTCTCCCTGACCTGGCATGCCTGTCCGCCGACCGGCGGAAGCACGTGTGCGTTCGAGGGTGGCGTCAAGTCGAACATATCGAACACGCAGTTCTCGCAGATCGTCACCAACGGCAGCGCCCTGAACACCACGTGGAAGCGGCGTCTCGACGAGGTCGCCCCTTACCTGCAACAGCTGAAGAACGCGGGAATCCCCGTTCTCTTCCGCCCGTTCCACGAGATGAACGAATCGTGGAACTGGTGGGGCAACCGACCGGGGACCAACGGAAGCGCGCGGCTGTTCCAGATCACGCGTGACTACCTCGCGGGAACCAAGGGGCTGGACAATCTCATCTGGGTATGGAACGTGCAGGACAACCCGGCCGGCGGGTGGAGTAATTACTACCCCGGAAATCAGTACGCCGATGTCGTCTCACTCGACGTCTGGTACAAGAGCCACCCGAGTTCCGCCGATTACCAGCAGATGAGGAACATCGCCGGGACAAAACCCATGGCCATCGGGGAAATCGGCAAGATGCCGACCGCCACGATGCTGCAGAACCAGCCGCAATGGGCATGGTTCATGATGTGGTCCGAGCATCTGCGCGGGAACAACACCAACGCCGAGATCCAAGCGGCGTACTTCCATCCCCGCGTTCTGAACCAGGGCGAGGTCAGCCTCCCCTGA
- a CDS encoding alpha/beta fold hydrolase codes for MMLATRVWGSGPRTAVLVHGIMTDSRTWNRVAPAVADRGYRVIAVDLRGHGASGHGENYTPAVLAADLLETLPPAPDLAIGHSLGSAALLTALPRLRCARAIHCDPAWVSRPRDLAALRAVKHATWQELRAAHPRWHDDDITAEHRALATWDPSSVAALMHLPGLPTAPAVPSLVLLADPSERIPPVAAATLRRRGWHTRTVDGAGHTVHRDDPVGFLHGLSGWL; via the coding sequence ATGATGCTCGCGACCAGAGTGTGGGGGAGCGGACCCCGCACAGCCGTACTGGTGCACGGCATCATGACGGACTCACGTACATGGAACCGCGTCGCACCCGCTGTCGCCGACCGCGGCTACCGGGTCATCGCCGTCGACCTGCGCGGTCACGGCGCAAGTGGCCACGGCGAGAACTACACTCCCGCCGTCCTGGCCGCCGACCTGCTCGAAACCCTGCCCCCGGCCCCCGACCTCGCCATCGGCCACTCACTCGGCTCCGCCGCACTGCTGACCGCTCTACCCCGATTGCGCTGTGCCCGCGCCATCCACTGCGACCCCGCATGGGTGAGCCGGCCCCGGGACCTGGCCGCCCTGCGCGCCGTCAAGCACGCCACCTGGCAGGAGTTGCGGGCCGCGCACCCGCGCTGGCACGACGACGACATCACCGCCGAGCATCGGGCCCTGGCAACCTGGGACCCGAGTTCCGTCGCCGCCCTGATGCACTTGCCCGGCCTGCCCACGGCCCCGGCCGTACCCTCCCTGGTGCTGCTCGCTGATCCCAGCGAGCGGATTCCACCGGTCGCGGCCGCTACGCTGCGCCGCCGGGGCTGGCACACGCGGACGGTGGACGGTGCGGGGCACACCGTCCACCGTGACGATCCGGTCGGCTTTCTCCACGGGCTGTCCGGATGGCTGTGA